Proteins encoded in a region of the Lathamus discolor isolate bLatDis1 chromosome Z, bLatDis1.hap1, whole genome shotgun sequence genome:
- the GALT gene encoding galactose-1-phosphate uridylyltransferase: protein MEPSSSSGEEEKKGRGSFCASEHQHARYNPLRDDWVLVSAHRVKRPWQGQLEKPPPEDVPRWDPNNPLCPGATRANGEVNPQYEGTFVFPNDFPALQPDAPEPGDSDHPLFRAAAARGVCKVMCFHPWSDLTLPLMSLAEIRAVIDAWAELAAELGASYPWVQIFENKGAMMGCSNPHPHCQVWASSFLPNEARLEDRTQQQHLSQHGVPMLLEYTEQEACRKERLVVENKDWLVVVPYWATWPYQTLLLPRRHVCRLQDLHEGERDSLASIMKRLLIKYDNLFEVSFPYSMGWHGAPTGPYLEEDCRHWQLHAHYYPPLLRSATVRKFMVGYEMLAQVQRDLTPEQAAERLRSLPEVHYKQRAEERS from the exons ATGGAGCCGTCGTCGTCGtcgggggaggaggagaagaaggggCGCGGCAGCTTCTGTGCCAGCG AGCACCAGCACGCTCGTTACAACCCCCTGCGGGATGACTGGGTGCTGGTATCGGCTCACCGGGTGAAGCGGCCGTGGCAGGGGCAGCTGGAGAAGCCGCCCCCCGAGGATGTGCCCCGCTGGGACCCCAACAACCCTCTCTGCCCAGGGGCGACGCGGGCCAATGGCGAG GTGAACCCCCAGTACGAGGGCACCTTCGTGTTCCCAAATGACTTCCCGGCCCTACAGCCTGATGCTCCAGAGCCTG GTGACAGTGATCATCCCTTGTTTCGAGCTGCAGCAGCCCGGGGGGTGTG CAAGGTGATGTGCTTCCACCCCTGGTCGGACCTGACGCTGCCTCTCATGTCCCTGGCAGAGATCCGGGCTGTCATCGATGCATGGGCAGAGCTGGCGGCCGAGCTGGGTGCCTCCTACCCCTGGGTCCAG ATCTTCGAGAACAAAGGAGCGATGATGGGGTGCTCCAACCCGCACCCCCACTGCCAG GTATGGGCCAGCAGCTTCCTCCCGAACGAGGCACGCCTGGAGGACCggacccagcagcagcacctgagCCAGCACGGTGTGCCCATGCTGCTGGAGTACACAGAGCAGGAGGCTTGTCGGAAG GAGCGGCTGGTGGTGGAGAACAAGGACTGGCTGGTGGTGGTGCCGTACTGGGCTACCTGGCCCTACCAGACCCTGCTGCTGCCGCGTCGGCACGTCTGCCGCCTCCAGGACCTCCACGAGGGCGAGAGGGACA GCCTGGCCTCCATCATGAAGAGGCTGCTCATCAAGTACGACAACCTCTTTGAAGTCTCCTTCCCCTACTCCATGGGCTGGCACG GAGCCCCCACAGGTCCCTACCTGGAGGAGGActgcaggcactggcagctCCATGCCCACTACTACCCCCCTCTGCTCCGCTCTGCCACTGTCCGCAAGTTCATGGTGGGCTAtgagatgctggcacaggtACAGCGGGATCTCACCCCGGAGCAG GCAGCTGAGCGCCTGAGGAGCCTCCCCGAGGTGCACTACAAGCAGAGGGCTGAGGAGAGGTCATga
- the SIGMAR1 gene encoding sigma non-opioid intracellular receptor 1 isoform X2 has protein sequence MRVGGWAPCVSCTPRSLSRYWADISDTVISGTFRQWKEGTTRSEIYYPGDTIVHQAGEATSVQWSAGTWMVEYGRGFIPSTLAFALADTLFSTQDFVTLFYTLRVYAKGLLLEASAFFSTMGC, from the exons ATGCGGGTGGGTGGATGGGCTCCATGTGTCTCCTGCACGCCTCGCTCACTGA GTCGGTACTGGGCAGATATCTCTGACACCGTCATCTCGGGGACCTTTCGGCAGTGGAAGGAGGGGACCACCAGAAGTGAGATCTACTATCCAG GGGACACCATCGTGCACCAGGCAGGAGAGGCCACGTCGGTGCAGTGGAGTGCAGGCACCTGGATGGTGGAGTACGGCCGGGGCTTCATCCCCTCCACGCTTGCCTTCGCCCTGGCTGACACCCTCTTCAGCACTCAGGACTTCGTCACCCTCTTCTACACCCTGCGTGTCTACGCCAAGGGCCTGCTCCTGGAAGCCAGTGCCTTCTTCAGCACCATGGgctgctga
- the SIGMAR1 gene encoding sigma non-opioid intracellular receptor 1 isoform X1 translates to MVVAVAGRRALRAGLALGALALVLQGLRGWLASKRYEFTPSEIAQLARHHAGLDHELAFSKIIVELRKKHPGHILPDEDLQWVFVNAGGWMGSMCLLHASLTEYVLLFGTAVDTGGHSGRYWADISDTVISGTFRQWKEGTTRSEIYYPGDTIVHQAGEATSVQWSAGTWMVEYGRGFIPSTLAFALADTLFSTQDFVTLFYTLRVYAKGLLLEASAFFSTMGC, encoded by the exons ATGGTGGTGGCGGTGGCGGGGCGGCGGGCGCTGCGGGCCGGGCTGGCGCTGGGCGCGCTGGCGCtggtgctgcaggggctgcgGGGCTGGTTGGCCTCCAAGCGGTACGAGTTCACCCCCTCCGAGATCGCACAGCTCGCACGGCACCACGCGG ggctggaccATGAGCTGGCTTTCTCAAAGATCATTGTGGAGCTACGGAAGAAGCACCCAGGCCACATCCTGCCAGACGAGGACTTGCAGTGGGTGTTTGTGAATGCGGGTGGGTGGATGGGCTCCATGTGTCTCCTGCACGCCTCGCTCACTGAGTATGTGCTGCTGTTCGGGACTGCTGTTGACACCGGGGGCCACTCAG GTCGGTACTGGGCAGATATCTCTGACACCGTCATCTCGGGGACCTTTCGGCAGTGGAAGGAGGGGACCACCAGAAGTGAGATCTACTATCCAG GGGACACCATCGTGCACCAGGCAGGAGAGGCCACGTCGGTGCAGTGGAGTGCAGGCACCTGGATGGTGGAGTACGGCCGGGGCTTCATCCCCTCCACGCTTGCCTTCGCCCTGGCTGACACCCTCTTCAGCACTCAGGACTTCGTCACCCTCTTCTACACCCTGCGTGTCTACGCCAAGGGCCTGCTCCTGGAAGCCAGTGCCTTCTTCAGCACCATGGgctgctga